The genomic segment AGCAGCTCCCTTAAAATCAGCTTGCCAATTTTCTACGGAACCAAAATTCTTCTCAATTGCTGCTTTTACATCCGCACCTTTGCTAACGTCTCCATCTCCACCCAGCACTTCCCAGTAGACGTCGTGCAAGAGTGTCCCGGAATGATTCCAGGTGAAACGGCGTTTTAATTCGCCAAAATCGCTCCAGTTGCCGTTAGCAGCACTAACATCTGCGCCTTCCAGACCTTGCTCTATTTTATTTAAAAACGTGACATACCCCTTATGATGGGTATTATAATGCCAATCCGAAGTTTCAGGTGAAACCACGTCTTTTAAAAGGTCTTTGGCCTCTTCATCCGAATAAGGCCTGGAATTAAACTTCCATTCATATGCCATTTGCTACCTCCTTATAATTTATGATCTTAGACTTCTGCAAAAACGAGCTTTTGTCATTTCGACCAACGGGAGAAATCTTTTTACGCATATTATTGAATTAAATAGATTTCTCGCTAACGCTCGAAATGACAAATTTAGCTGTTTTGCAGAAGTCTATTTATGATCGTGGATTAGAAAACTAAAATGGACGCTATAATATAATATTATTTGCAATTAATGCAACAGGAATTGAGGGAGTTTTTGACGGGCGGCGCGAGCGGGGGGCAGAGAGCGAGAATCGAAGATGGAGAATAGAATACGAAAGAGCTGTGGAGCGAGAAACGCGATGAGAGAAGCATTAATCAATAGTCAATTATCGATTATCAATTCAAACGCTGCCATTCTTCCCACCCACCGGCATAAATTTTGACATTTTTACAACCCAAATTCTGCAGTTTGTTAGCTAGAATAGAAGCCACGTTGCAACGCGAACTCGAACAGTAGACGATGAGCGGCTTATTCTTTAAGGCGTG from the candidate division KSB1 bacterium genome contains:
- a CDS encoding superoxide dismutase produces the protein MAYEWKFNSRPYSDEEAKDLLKDVVSPETSDWHYNTHHKGYVTFLNKIEQGLEGADVSAANGNWSDFGELKRRFTWNHSGTLLHDVYWEVLGGDGDVSKGADVKAAIEKNFGSVENWQADFKGAAFAAKLSGWGLLVYDALYSQRLLNVLVDEHQYGAIWGGIPLISCDVFEHAYYHKDGPGRAKYIDNFLNNLHWGRINARFNKYVK